One Brassica napus cultivar Da-Ae chromosome A5, Da-Ae, whole genome shotgun sequence DNA window includes the following coding sequences:
- the LOC106453660 gene encoding LRR receptor-like serine/threonine-protein kinase RGI5, with product MEKEPNHFIRLFPFNHFYIIKRPSFDCCIKQSNLLFLILFLFGSWVSMAQPTLSLSSEGQALLSLKRQSLSSSSSILSSWDPQDKTPCSWYGITCSADNRVISVSIPDTFLNLSSIPPDLSSLSSLQFLNLSSTNLSGLIPPSFGKLTHLRLLDLSSNALSGPVPSELGRLSSLQFLILNANKLSGSIPSQISNLFSLQVLCLQDNLLNGSIPSSLGSLVSLQEFRLGGNPNLGGPIPAQIGLLKNLTTLGLAASGLTGSIPSTFGNLVNLQTLALYDTDVSGTIPPQLGLCSELRNLYLHMNKLTGSIPKELGKLQKITSLLLWGNSLSGAIPPEISNSSSLVVFDVSANDLSGEIPGDLGKLVWLEQLQLSDNMFTGHIPWEISNCSSLIALQLDKNKLSGSIPSQIGNLKSLQSFFLWENSVSGTIPSSFGNCTDLVALDLSRNKLTGRIPEELFSLKRLSKLLLLGNSLSGGLPKSVAKCQSLVRLRLGENQLSGQVPKEIGELQNLVFLDLYMNHFSGGLPYEISNITVLELLDVHNNYITGDIPAQLGNLVNLEQLDLSRNSFTGYIPLSFGNFSYLNKLILNNNLLTGQIPKSIKNLQKLTLLDLSFNSLSGEIPLELGQVTTLTINLDLSYNAFTGDIPGTFSGLTQLQSLDLSHNTLHGDIKVLGSLTSLASLNISFNNFSGPIPATPFFKTISATSYLQNKNLCHTIDGITCSSRTGRSKSPKMVALVTVILASTTIALLAAWLLVLRNNHRYKTQKQTTTTTTSSTAEDLSYPWTFIPFQKLGISVNNIVSSLTDENVIGKGCSGVVYRAEMPNGETIAVKKLWRTKDNDDEPTTKMEIQILGSIRHRNIVKLLGYCSNKSVKLLLYNYFPNGNLQQLLQGNRSLDWETRYKIAIGTAQGLAYLHHDCLPAILHRDVKCNNILLDSKFEAILADFGLAKVMNHTAMSQVAGSYGYIAPEYGYTMNITEKSDVYSYGVVLLEILSGRSAVEPQIGDGLHIVEWVKKKMGSFEPALSVLDVKLQGLPDQIVQEMLQTLGVAMFCVNSSPVERPTMKEVVALLTEVKCSPEEWGKTSQPLIKPSSSL from the exons ATGGAGAAAGAACCAAACCATTTCATCCGTTTATTTCCTTTCAACCATTTTTACATCATAAAGCGGCCATCTTTCGATTGTTGCATCAAACAGTCGAACCTTCTCTTCTTGATCTTGTTCCTTTTTGGTTCATGGGTCTCCATGGCCCAACCCACTCTTTCTCTTTCATCAGAGGGCCAAGCTCTTCTCTCTTTGAAGAGACAATCAttatcctcttcttcatcaatcttGTCTTCATGGGACCCACAAGACAAAACACCATGTTCATGGTATGGCATAACATGCTCTGCAGACAACAGAGTGATCTCTGTCTCCATCCCCGACACTTTCCTTAACCTGTCTTCAATCCCACCAGACCTCTCTTCTCTTTCCTCTCTTCAGTTCCTAAACCTCTCCTCCACAAACCTCTCTGGCCTAATCCCTCCTTCTTTTGGAAAACTCACCCACCTCAGGCTTCTTGACCTTTCTTCAAACGCTCTCTCTGGTCCAGTCCCATCAGAGCTTGGCCGCCTCTCTTCTCTCCAGTTCCTTATCTTGAATGCCAACAAGCTCTCTGGCTCAATACCTTCACAGATTTCAAATCTATTTTCTTTGCAAGTTCTTTGTCTTCAGGATAATCTACTAAATGGTTCGATTCCTTCAAGTTTGGGTTCTCTGGTCTCTCTTCAGGAGTTCAGGCTTGGTGGTAACCCTAATCTAGGAGGCCCTATCCCTGCCCAGATAGGGCTCCTGAAAAACTTGACAACTCTAGGGTTAGCAGCCAGTGGTTTGACAGGTTCAATCCCTTCCACATTTGGGAACTTGGTAAATTTGCAAACTCTGGCTCTGTATGACACTGACGTCTCTGGTACTATCCCACCTCAACTGGGTTTGTGCTCAGAGCTCAGGAACTTGTATTTGCACATGAACAAGCTCACTGGATCCATCCCAAAGGAGTTGGGTAAGCTCCAGAAGATCACCAGCTTGCTTCTATGGGGTAATTCTTTATCTGGGGCTATCCCACCTGAGATTTCCAACTCTTCTTCCCTCGTGGTGTTTGATGTTTCCGCCAACGATCTGTCCGGTGAGATTCCTGGAGATTTGGGGAAGCTTGTTTGGTTGGAGCAGCTTCAGTTGTCTGATAATATGTTCACTGGTCATATTCCTTGGGAAATAAGCAACTGCTCTAGCCTCATTGCTCTTCAGCTGGACAAGAACAAGTTATCAGGCTCTATACCCTCCCAAATCGGAAACCTCAAGTCTCTCCAGAGCTTTTTCTTGTGGGAGAACTCGGTTTCAGGAACAATCCCGTCTTCTTTCGGCAACTGTACGGACCTAGTGGCCCTCGACCTCTCTAGGAACAAGCTAACAGGGCGAATACCAGAAGAGCTCTTCAGCTTAAAGAGGCTCAGCAAGCTTCTCCTTCTAGGAAACTCCTTGTCCGGTGGACTACCAAAGAGCGTAGCAAAATGCCAGTCGCTTGTGAGGCTAAGACTGGGAGAGAACCAACTCTCAGGCCAGGTCCCTAAAGAGATAGGCGAGTTACAGAACCTGGTGTTTCTTGATCTCTACATGAACCATTTCTCTGGTGGGCTTCCTTACGAGATCTCCAACATCACTGTCCTTGAGCTCTTAGATGTGCACAACAACTACATCACCGGAGATATCCCCGCTCAGCTAGGAAACCTTGTGAATCTAGAGCAGCTTGACCTGAGCAGAAACAGCTTCACCGGATACATACCCCTGAGTTTCGGCAACTTCAGTTACCTAAACAAGCTGATCCTCAACAACAATCTCCTCACTGGTCAAATCCCTAAATCCATCAAGAATCTACAGAAGCTTACACTGCTTGATCTGAGCTTCAACAGCTTATCCGGTGAAATCCCACTAGAGCTCGGCCAAGTCACGACCTTGACTATAAACCTCGACTTGAGCTACAATGCCTTCACTGGAGACATCCCGGGAACCTTCTCAGGCCTCACACAGTTGCAATCCCTCGACCTCTCACACAATACGCTTCACGGTGACATCAAAGTCCTCGGCTCCCTCACAAGCCTAGCTTCTCTCAACATCTCCTTCAACAACTTCTCAGGTCCAATCCCAGCTACACCCTTCTtcaaaacaatctcagcaacTTCTTACCTCCAAAACAAAAATCTCTGCCATACAATCGACGGCATCACGTGCTCATCACGCACAGGACGAAGCAAATCCCCAAAGATGGTAGCTTTAGTCACCGTGATCCTGGCTTCCACCACCATCGCCCTTCTCGCAGCGTGGCTTCTCGTCTTGCGCAACAACCACCGCTACAAAACTCAGAAACAAACAACAACGACGACGACGTCATCAACAGCAGAAGACTTGTCATACCCATGGACATTCATCCCGTTTCAGAAACTCGGCATCAGCGTCAACAACATCGTGAGCTCCTTAACGGACGAGAACGTGATCGGAAAAGGCTGTTCGGGAGTCGTTTACAGAGCGGAGATGCCCAACGGAGAGACCATAGCGGTGAAGAAGCTCTGGCGAACTAAAGACAACGACGACGAACCCACCACAAAGATGGAGATACAGATTCTGGGGAGCATCAGACACAGGAACATCGTGAAGCTGCTAGGTTACTGTTCGAACAAATCAGTGAAGCTGCTTCTGTACAACTACTTCCCCAACGGGAATCTCCAGCAGCTGCTTCAAGGGAACAGAAGCTTGGACTGGGAAACGCGTTACAAGATCGCCATTGGAACCGCTCAGGGTCTTGCTTATCTTCACCACGATTGCCTTCCCGCCATCCTGCACCGAGACGTCAAGTGCAataacatccttcttgattCCAAGTTCGAAGCCATTCTCGCCGATTTCGGACTCGCCAAGGTGATGAATCACACCGCCATGTCTCAGGTCGCTGGCTCCTACGGCTACATCGCTCCAG AATATGGATACACGATGAACATAACAGAGAAGAGTGACGTGTATAGTTACGGCGTCGTTTTGCTTGAGATTCTGAGTGGACGGAGCGCCGTGGAGCCGCAGATTGGCGATGGGCTTCACATAGTGGAATGGGTGAAGAAGAAAATGGGAAGCTTCGAACCGGCGTTATCTGTACTTGACGTGAAGCTGCAAGGTTTACCGGATCAGATTGTTCAGGAAATGCTTCAGACATTGGGGGTTGCCATGTTCTGTGTGAACTCGTCGCCTGTGGAGAGACCCACGATGAAGGAAGTTGTGGCTTTGTTGACGGAGGTTAAGTGTAGTCCCGAGGAGTGGGGGAAAACATCTCAGCCTCTTATAAAACCTTCTTCCTCTTTGTAA